A segment of the Mycobacterium intracellulare ATCC 13950 genome:
TGGCGGGGTATTTGGCCACCCCGGCGAACGCGACCCCGTCGCCGAGCACGTCCTCGTCGCCCTCGATGGTGCCGCGGGAGGACACCATCTCGGTGAACGCGGTGATGGTCTTGAGGGCATCGCCGACACTTTGACCGATCACCTGCTGGGTGAGGACCGAGGTGGCCGCCTGGCTGATCGAGCAGCCCTGCCCGTCGTACGACACGTCGGCGACGGTTTCGCCGTCGTCGGACAGCGCGACGCGCAGGGTGACCTCGTCACCGCAGACCGGGTTGACGTGGAACACCTCGGCGCCGAACGGCTCCCGCAGCCCGCGGTGCTGCGGGTGCTTGTAGTGATCAAGGATCACGTCCTGATACATCTGTTCGAGGCGCAAGGTCATTGTCTCCCAACCCATGGCGACGACCCGCTGCTCCCGGCTTCGCCGCGCTTGCGATCGCCGACGAAGAAATCCAGCGCGCGGCGCACGCCCGCGACCAACCGCTCGACCTCCTCGGCGGTGTTGTACACCGCGAAGGACGCCCGGGCCGTGGCCGCCAGCCCGAACCGGCGATGCAGCGGCAGCGCGCAGTGGTGCCCCACGCGCACCGCGACGCCGTCGTCGTCGAGGACCTGCCCGACGTCGTGCGCGTGCACGCCGTCGACGACGAATGACACCGGAGAGCCGCGGTTTTCCAGTGCGGTGGGCCCTATGATCCGCACGCCCTCGATCCCGGACAGGCCCTCGAGGGCGGCGGCGACCAGCCCGCGTTCGTGCGCCTCGACGGCGTCCATGCCGATGCCGTCGAGATAGCGGGCGGCCGCGGCCAGCCCGACCACCTGGGACGTCATCGGGGTGCCGGCCTCGAAACGCTGCGGGGGCGCGGCGTAGGTGGAGGCGTCCATGGCGACGTTCTCGATCATGGAGCCGCCGGTGAGGAATGGCGGCATCGCCGACAACAACTCCCCGCGTCCGTACAGCACGCCCATCCCGTTGGGACCCAGCATTTTATGGCCGGAGAAGGCGGCGAAGTCGACGTCGAGCGCGTGGAAGTCGACCGGGCGGTGCGGCACCGACTGGCAGGAGTCCAGCACGGTGAGCGCGCCGACGGCTTTGGCGCGGGAGACCAGTTCGCCCACCGGCGCGAGCGCGCCGGTGACATTGGAATGGTGGCTGAAGGCAACGACTTTGACCCGCTCGTCGAGCTCCAGCGAGTCCAGGTCGATGCGCCCCTCGTCGGTGACGCCGTACCAGCGCAGCGTGGCACCGGTGCGGCGGGCCAGCTCCTGCCAGGGGACCAGGTTGGCGTGGTGCTCGAGCTCGGTGGTGACGATGACGTCGCCGGGGCCGACGGCACGCTCGAACCGGTTGTCGCCCAGCACATAGGAGACCAGGTTGAGCGCCTCGGTGGCGTTCTTGGTGAAGATCAGCTCCTGCGCGTCGGCGCCGACGAACGCCGCGATGTCGGCGCGGCCCTGCTCGTAGGCGTCGGTGGCCTCCTCCATCAGCTGGTGCGCACCACGATGCACGCCCCCGTTGGACGTCAGCAGAAACTCGCGCTCGGCGTCGAGCACCTGCAGCGGCCGCTGGGCCGTCGCCCCGGAGTCCAGATACGCCAACTGATTTCCGCCGCGCATGACGCGCTTGAGGATCGGGAAGTCGGCACGAATCGCCGCGAGATCGAGAGCGGAATCCGCTGCATCACGCCGAGTCATGTCAGGCCTTCGCAGACGCCGCCTGCACGAAGCGCTCGTAGCCGTGCTCCTCGAGCTGGTCGGCCAATTCCGGTCCGCCGGCTTCGACGATGCGCCCGCCGACGAACACGTGGACGAACTGCGGCTGGATGTAGCGCAGGATGCGGGTGTAGTGCGTGATCAGCAGGACGCCGCCATGCTCGGCTTCGGCGTAGCGATTCACACCCTCACTGACCACCCGCAGCGCGTCGACGTCCAGGCCGGAGTCGGTCTCGTCCAGGATGGCGATCTTGGGCTTGAGCAGCGACAGCTGAAGAATCTCGTGGCGCTTCTTCTCACCGCCGGAAAAGCCTTCGTTCACACTGCGTTCGGAGAACGCCGGGTCGATTCCCAGGTCGTCCATCGCGGCCTTGACTTCCTTGACCCAGTGCCGCAGCTTCGGCGCCTCACCGCGCACGGCGGTGGCGGCCGAGCGCAGGAAGTTCGACATGGACACCCCGGTGACCTCGATCGGGTACTGCATCGCGAGGAACAGGCCGGCCCGGGCGCGTTCGTCGACGCTCATCGCCAGCACGTCCTGGCCGTCCAGCGTGATCGATCCGGACGTCACCTCGTACTTCGGGTGCCCGGCGATGGCGTAGGACAGGGTGGACTTGCCGGATCCGTTGGGACCCATCAGCGCGTGCGTCTCCCCCGAGGACACCGTGAGGTCGACGCCCTTGAGGATTCCGATGGCGTCGGCCTCGTTGGTGCGCGCGACGCTGACGTGTAAGTCCTTGATTTCGAGCGTGGTCATCAGTTCTTGTTTCCTTCGGTCAGCTCAAGCTCGTGTTCGATGGCCTCGGTCAGACGCTCGCGCACGGCGGGCACGGCGATCTTCTGGATGATCTCGGCGAAGAAGCCGCGCACGATCAATCGGCGGGCCTGGTCTTCGGGGATGCCGCGGGCCCGTAGGTAGAACACCTGCTCGTCGTCGAATCGCCCTGTGGCACTC
Coding sequences within it:
- the sufU gene encoding Fe-S cluster assembly sulfur transfer protein SufU; this translates as MTLRLEQMYQDVILDHYKHPQHRGLREPFGAEVFHVNPVCGDEVTLRVALSDDGETVADVSYDGQGCSISQAATSVLTQQVIGQSVGDALKTITAFTEMVSSRGTIEGDEDVLGDGVAFAGVAKYPARVKCALLGWMACKDALAQAYSRQEPALEEVTDERDHHTA
- the sufC gene encoding Fe-S cluster assembly ATPase SufC, producing the protein MTTLEIKDLHVSVARTNEADAIGILKGVDLTVSSGETHALMGPNGSGKSTLSYAIAGHPKYEVTSGSITLDGQDVLAMSVDERARAGLFLAMQYPIEVTGVSMSNFLRSAATAVRGEAPKLRHWVKEVKAAMDDLGIDPAFSERSVNEGFSGGEKKRHEILQLSLLKPKIAILDETDSGLDVDALRVVSEGVNRYAEAEHGGVLLITHYTRILRYIQPQFVHVFVGGRIVEAGGPELADQLEEHGYERFVQAASAKA
- a CDS encoding cysteine desulfurase — encoded protein: MTRRDAADSALDLAAIRADFPILKRVMRGGNQLAYLDSGATAQRPLQVLDAEREFLLTSNGGVHRGAHQLMEEATDAYEQGRADIAAFVGADAQELIFTKNATEALNLVSYVLGDNRFERAVGPGDVIVTTELEHHANLVPWQELARRTGATLRWYGVTDEGRIDLDSLELDERVKVVAFSHHSNVTGALAPVGELVSRAKAVGALTVLDSCQSVPHRPVDFHALDVDFAAFSGHKMLGPNGMGVLYGRGELLSAMPPFLTGGSMIENVAMDASTYAAPPQRFEAGTPMTSQVVGLAAAARYLDGIGMDAVEAHERGLVAAALEGLSGIEGVRIIGPTALENRGSPVSFVVDGVHAHDVGQVLDDDGVAVRVGHHCALPLHRRFGLAATARASFAVYNTAEEVERLVAGVRRALDFFVGDRKRGEAGSSGSSPWVGRQ